From Anaerohalosphaera lusitana, one genomic window encodes:
- a CDS encoding 3'-5' exoribonuclease YhaM family protein, with the protein MPHLFIKELKPGQMIEDVYMVTQPILRNTSRGDLYIAMYLSDKTGKVNCRMWQATQEIYESLPKEGFVRIRGKSELYQNAIQLIVNQVEVIDPDEVSLADYMPRTDKNVSEMFNEVNSILGEIKNSQIRALLSAFLSDKKLMKEFCTAPAATRMHHDYLGGLLEHTFTMLKVAKSILPLYPKVQADLVLAGIFLHDIAKTWELSYKMGFSYTDEGQLVGHIVHCVVMIDKKADELAANGTEIDRDIISNIQHMILAHHGQYDFGSPKLPATAEAFMLSRIDDLDAKMNQVVTEIENEPGDSDWTMWKNPLQTRLYRKKVTEADQLGE; encoded by the coding sequence ATGCCTCACCTGTTCATCAAGGAACTCAAACCAGGCCAGATGATAGAAGATGTATACATGGTCACCCAGCCCATACTGCGAAATACTTCGCGCGGGGACCTGTATATCGCGATGTACCTTTCCGACAAGACCGGCAAGGTCAACTGCCGAATGTGGCAGGCTACCCAGGAGATATATGAGTCTCTTCCAAAAGAAGGCTTTGTTCGCATCCGCGGCAAGAGTGAGCTGTATCAGAACGCTATCCAACTGATAGTCAACCAGGTTGAAGTGATTGATCCGGATGAAGTGTCCCTTGCGGACTACATGCCGCGGACAGATAAAAATGTTTCTGAAATGTTCAATGAGGTCAATTCGATCCTGGGTGAAATCAAGAATTCTCAGATTCGCGCTCTTCTCAGCGCGTTTCTCAGCGATAAAAAGCTCATGAAAGAATTCTGCACAGCTCCGGCAGCCACACGCATGCACCATGACTATCTCGGCGGGCTTCTCGAACACACCTTCACCATGCTCAAGGTTGCAAAGTCGATATTGCCCCTCTATCCCAAGGTTCAGGCGGATCTAGTGCTTGCGGGCATCTTTCTGCATGATATCGCGAAAACCTGGGAACTTTCCTATAAAATGGGCTTTTCCTACACGGACGAAGGACAGCTCGTGGGCCATATTGTGCATTGCGTGGTCATGATAGACAAAAAAGCAGACGAACTCGCTGCCAACGGAACTGAAATTGACCGCGACATAATTTCAAATATACAGCATATGATCCTTGCGCATCACGGCCAGTATGACTTCGGTTCGCCCAAGCTGCCTGCGACTGCGGAGGCGTTCATGCTCAGCAGAATAGACGATCTGGATGCGAAAATGAACCAGGTTGTCACTGAGATAGAGAACGAACCCGGCGACTCGGACTGGACCATGTGGAAAAATCCCCTCCAGACCCGACTCTACCGCAAAAAGGTTACCGAAGCTGATCAGTTAGGCGAATAA
- a CDS encoding PIG-L deacetylase family protein, translating into MPNFEMHVPWGDTLDGWEYENCCVIVAHPDDETIWCGGLILTHPESNWHVVCLCRRSDPDRAPKFRRVLDFYQASGVMGDLDDSPGLPPLSNEAVSKCVHQLLNDHSYDLIITHGPRGEYTRHIRHEEVSRAVTAMFCDHELPTGDLWTFAYFDDGGTQSPHAQPNADIILHLDEATLQTKRRLVTEYYGFLPESFEAKAVTSPEAFCRIQQT; encoded by the coding sequence TTGCCGAATTTTGAGATGCACGTTCCATGGGGGGACACATTGGACGGCTGGGAATATGAAAACTGCTGTGTGATAGTCGCACATCCTGACGATGAAACGATCTGGTGCGGAGGCCTGATCCTCACCCATCCTGAATCTAACTGGCACGTCGTATGTTTGTGTCGGCGCAGCGACCCCGACCGTGCGCCAAAATTTCGCCGTGTCCTGGACTTCTACCAGGCCTCGGGTGTCATGGGAGACCTCGACGATTCGCCTGGTCTACCACCCCTTTCTAACGAGGCTGTCAGCAAGTGCGTACATCAGTTACTGAATGATCACAGCTATGACTTGATTATTACGCATGGACCAAGAGGGGAGTATACACGTCACATAAGGCATGAAGAGGTCAGCAGGGCGGTAACAGCCATGTTTTGCGATCATGAGCTTCCTACCGGCGATCTTTGGACGTTCGCATATTTCGATGATGGCGGAACGCAGTCGCCCCACGCTCAGCCGAATGCTGATATCATTCTGCACCTTGATGAGGCAACTTTACAGACTAAGCGACGACTGGTCACTGAATATTACGGATTCTTGCCTGAAAGTTTTGAAGCGAAGGCTGTCACCAGCCCGGAGGCATTCTGTCGAATACAACAAACATAA
- a CDS encoding CPBP family intramembrane glutamic endopeptidase, translated as MLKFWQFLAAVDQPQPSWLGALELLILITGCGLLIRWAQNGFGARALAHKPSRRHSMTPWLPFGILILWFGLLVVAGSAITAFFDTADETVKLMALYISTGCVDILLTLTILVLGHFYFTRGLAGFGLSLCTVTKDALWGLIHYLAVMPLVVGTIYLIQFIGEAISGDGFQLPMHESLKAIMDNPSLPVVVAIAVSVIVIIPIFEELLFRGLLQSSLVSYMGNWPGIAATSLIFAVLHANWTHWLPLFLLSCGFGYAYEKSGSLWRPIFMHMIFNGTNVAMLVFQPNLVN; from the coding sequence ATGTTGAAATTTTGGCAATTTTTAGCCGCTGTCGATCAGCCCCAACCCTCTTGGCTGGGAGCTCTTGAACTGCTCATTTTGATCACGGGCTGCGGTCTGCTGATCAGATGGGCACAGAACGGGTTCGGGGCACGAGCTTTGGCACACAAACCCTCGCGTCGCCACAGTATGACACCATGGCTGCCTTTCGGCATACTGATACTGTGGTTTGGTCTGCTCGTCGTGGCTGGCTCGGCGATAACAGCATTTTTTGACACTGCTGATGAGACCGTTAAGCTCATGGCCTTATATATCAGCACTGGCTGTGTCGACATACTGCTGACATTGACCATACTGGTGCTGGGGCATTTCTATTTTACGAGAGGACTGGCCGGTTTTGGACTTTCTTTATGCACAGTCACCAAAGACGCTCTCTGGGGATTGATCCACTACCTTGCAGTGATGCCTTTGGTAGTGGGCACGATCTATCTGATACAGTTTATTGGTGAAGCTATCAGCGGCGATGGGTTTCAGTTGCCCATGCATGAAAGCCTTAAAGCTATAATGGACAATCCTTCATTGCCTGTTGTTGTGGCCATTGCCGTCTCGGTCATCGTGATTATCCCGATTTTTGAAGAACTGCTTTTTCGCGGGCTCCTTCAGTCTTCCCTGGTTTCATATATGGGCAATTGGCCCGGTATTGCTGCAACGTCATTGATCTTCGCCGTTCTGCACGCCAACTGGACACACTGGCTGCCGTTGTTTCTGCTTTCTTGCGGCTTCGGCTATGCCTACGAAAAAAGCGGGTCTCTTTGGCGGCCGATATTCATGCATATGATCTTCAACGGTACCAATGTCGCGATGCTTGTTTTTCAGCCAAATCTTGTAAATTAG
- a CDS encoding PEP/pyruvate-binding domain-containing protein, whose protein sequence is MTGHPSTGYSGLDEILCNLQIGDNVVWQVDSIEDYSHFVRPYVEKALEQERNVVYMRFADHEPLVKDQDGVVVYELDANVGFETFSMAVHNIITNEGVGSFYVFDCLSELVSAWATDMMIGNFFMITCPYLFELDTIAYFGILRNYHSFKTVARIRETTQLLLDVYHFKGNFYVHPLKVWNRYSPTMFLPHLQDGDTFRPVTQSMDVTQLFSHISEKGLDGSRRTLDYWDRLFLHAQELLSESGDKEEIERAKSQLSRIMVGHEERLSRLAEKTFSLSDLISINNRLIGSGFIGGKAAGMLLAQKILLNDEKLNWQENTEPHDSFYIGSDVFYTYIVENKWWKLWVEQKSQRGYFKAAEKLKQKILKGRFPSEIRQRFQEIIEYFGQSPIIVRSSSLLEDSFGNAFAGKYDSVFLVNQGSPDERYAAFEAAVREVYASTMSEDALTYRLQRGLDQMDEQMALLVQRVSGSNRGKYFFPDLAGVGVSYNTFVWQSDMDPKAGMLRLVFGLGTRAVDRVEDDYPRTIALDNPLLRPHEDMKKIARFSQRKVDLLDISENKVATKRARVLANEGLGLDMQLDMVADRDKKAEARMKSAGMKQEKAWVLTFEKLLSQTDFAEKMQGMLKTLEAAYNYPVDVEFTANFANDGRLRVNVVQCRPLQTRGQKANVSIPKDISEEKILFRSQGFTMGGSIALHLKRLIYVVPDEYIKLGISEKHEVARTIGKLNKQLKDQEDKPTLLMGPGRWGTTTPSLGVPVHFSEINHASVLCEMAYEGGNLMPELSFGTHFFQDLVEGDIFYAALFPDREHVHINRDWFNSMPNQLNELLGEECRFANVIKACEFTDEDLQIVCDVLTQRLACFFT, encoded by the coding sequence ATGACAGGTCATCCCAGTACAGGTTACAGCGGTTTAGACGAAATACTATGCAATTTGCAGATAGGCGACAATGTTGTATGGCAGGTGGACAGCATCGAAGACTATTCCCATTTTGTGCGGCCCTATGTCGAAAAGGCCCTGGAGCAGGAGCGTAATGTCGTATATATGCGATTTGCCGACCATGAACCGCTGGTCAAGGACCAGGACGGGGTTGTGGTTTACGAGCTGGACGCAAACGTTGGCTTTGAGACTTTTTCGATGGCCGTACATAACATCATCACCAACGAAGGTGTTGGGTCGTTTTATGTTTTTGACTGTCTGTCAGAGCTCGTCAGCGCGTGGGCCACGGATATGATGATCGGGAACTTCTTTATGATCACATGTCCGTACCTTTTTGAGCTGGACACGATCGCATATTTCGGCATACTCAGGAATTACCACTCCTTCAAAACAGTAGCGAGAATCCGTGAGACAACCCAGCTTCTGCTGGATGTATACCACTTCAAGGGTAATTTTTACGTTCATCCGCTCAAGGTCTGGAATCGGTATTCTCCTACCATGTTCCTGCCCCATCTGCAGGATGGCGACACATTCAGGCCGGTAACCCAGAGCATGGATGTAACGCAACTGTTTTCACACATATCCGAAAAGGGACTCGATGGAAGCAGACGCACACTGGATTACTGGGACAGACTGTTTCTGCATGCTCAGGAACTTTTGTCAGAAAGCGGTGACAAAGAAGAGATCGAACGCGCTAAGTCGCAATTGTCCAGGATAATGGTCGGACACGAGGAAAGACTTAGTCGACTGGCAGAAAAAACGTTTTCACTTAGCGATCTGATCAGCATCAATAACCGACTGATAGGCAGCGGCTTTATAGGCGGCAAGGCGGCCGGCATGCTTCTGGCGCAGAAGATATTACTTAACGATGAGAAGCTCAACTGGCAAGAAAACACCGAGCCGCATGATTCATTCTATATCGGATCGGACGTCTTTTACACTTACATAGTGGAAAACAAGTGGTGGAAGCTCTGGGTCGAGCAGAAGAGTCAGCGAGGCTATTTCAAGGCAGCGGAGAAACTGAAGCAGAAGATACTCAAGGGCAGATTCCCCAGTGAGATACGACAGCGTTTCCAGGAAATAATAGAGTATTTCGGACAGTCGCCCATTATCGTCCGATCCAGCAGTCTGCTGGAGGATTCTTTCGGCAATGCGTTCGCGGGCAAGTATGACAGCGTCTTTCTAGTCAATCAGGGCAGTCCGGATGAGAGGTATGCAGCATTCGAAGCCGCGGTACGTGAGGTCTACGCCAGCACCATGAGCGAGGATGCACTTACTTACCGTCTGCAAAGAGGTCTCGATCAAATGGACGAACAGATGGCGCTTCTTGTTCAGCGAGTATCAGGTTCTAACCGCGGCAAATACTTCTTCCCGGATCTTGCAGGCGTGGGAGTGTCGTACAATACATTCGTATGGCAGAGCGACATGGATCCGAAGGCTGGCATGCTGCGGCTGGTGTTTGGACTTGGAACGCGAGCCGTCGATCGTGTGGAGGATGACTATCCTCGAACAATCGCCCTGGACAATCCGCTATTGCGACCTCACGAGGACATGAAGAAAATCGCAAGGTTTTCTCAGAGAAAAGTTGATCTGCTTGACATATCAGAAAATAAGGTTGCTACCAAACGCGCAAGAGTCCTTGCGAATGAAGGCCTTGGTCTGGATATGCAGCTCGACATGGTTGCTGACCGGGATAAGAAGGCAGAGGCCAGGATGAAGTCCGCGGGAATGAAGCAGGAAAAGGCGTGGGTGCTCACTTTTGAAAAGCTGCTGTCACAGACGGATTTTGCCGAAAAGATGCAGGGGATGCTCAAGACACTGGAAGCGGCCTACAATTATCCTGTGGATGTGGAGTTCACTGCGAATTTTGCCAATGATGGGCGACTGCGAGTGAATGTGGTTCAGTGTCGACCCCTGCAGACTCGCGGTCAGAAGGCAAACGTATCGATCCCCAAAGATATCAGCGAGGAGAAGATACTGTTCAGGTCGCAAGGGTTTACGATGGGAGGCAGTATCGCCCTGCATTTGAAGAGGCTTATCTACGTGGTGCCGGATGAGTATATTAAGCTGGGCATTTCCGAAAAACACGAGGTAGCCAGGACTATCGGCAAGCTGAATAAACAGCTAAAGGACCAGGAGGATAAGCCGACCCTGCTTATGGGACCCGGCAGGTGGGGCACCACCACGCCAAGCCTGGGCGTGCCAGTACATTTTTCTGAGATTAATCATGCCTCAGTACTTTGTGAGATGGCTTATGAGGGAGGCAATCTGATGCCAGAGCTTTCGTTTGGAACGCACTTCTTTCAGGACCTCGTAGAGGGTGACATCTTTTATGCCGCACTGTTCCCGGACAGGGAACACGTTCACATAAACAGGGATTGGTTCAACAGCATGCCCAATCAGTTAAATGAGCTTCTGGGAGAAGAGTGTAGATTCGCTAATGTGATCAAAGCATGTGAGTTTACGGATGAGGATCTGCAGATCGTATGCGATGTGCTAACACAACGATTGGCTTGTTTTTTCACATAG
- the murA gene encoding UDP-N-acetylglucosamine 1-carboxyvinyltransferase yields the protein MDALEIHGPVQLDGTIEISGSKNAALPIMAAALLAPGESVIEGVPKLVDIAVLERLLASLGVKVCRDETGSIHIDATTIEKPIGEYDIVRKMRASICILGPLLARCGHVEVSMPGGCAIGDRPVDIHLRGLRELGAQITLENGYIVADAPQGLKGGAIFLGGPFGSTVLGTANILMAATLAEGKTVIECAACEPEICDLANFLNEMGAKITGIGSPRLTVEGVSGLSPVKYKVIGDRIEAGTFMVAAAITRGRLELKNCDLGHMLAVVDVLRKIGVRIDETNDGCVVTCTGRLSPVDITTQVYPGFPTDLQAQLMALLALADGNSVVTEKIFPDRFMHVAELNRMAANIRKEGPTAIIAGVERLVAAPVMASDLRASAALVLAAMAAEGTTLINRVYHIDRGYERIEEKLNPAGASIVRKQVEQV from the coding sequence ATGGACGCATTGGAAATTCACGGGCCGGTCCAACTGGACGGCACAATAGAGATAAGCGGCAGCAAAAACGCTGCTCTTCCCATAATGGCGGCAGCTTTGCTCGCCCCGGGCGAATCGGTAATCGAAGGCGTGCCCAAGCTTGTGGACATCGCTGTTCTGGAACGGCTTCTGGCCTCACTTGGCGTAAAGGTCTGCCGCGATGAGACCGGCTCGATCCATATTGACGCAACCACGATCGAAAAGCCGATAGGTGAATACGATATTGTGCGCAAGATGCGCGCGAGTATCTGCATCCTCGGCCCCCTGCTGGCGAGGTGCGGCCATGTAGAAGTGTCCATGCCTGGCGGCTGCGCGATAGGCGACAGGCCCGTGGACATACATCTGCGGGGCCTGCGAGAACTGGGCGCCCAGATAACACTGGAGAACGGATATATTGTTGCGGACGCTCCACAGGGACTTAAGGGTGGGGCAATATTCCTCGGAGGTCCCTTCGGATCGACTGTACTCGGCACTGCGAACATTCTTATGGCCGCTACACTTGCGGAAGGCAAAACTGTCATCGAATGTGCAGCTTGTGAACCGGAAATATGTGATCTTGCGAATTTTCTGAACGAAATGGGTGCAAAGATCACAGGCATCGGATCGCCGCGTCTGACTGTCGAAGGTGTTTCCGGGCTTTCACCTGTCAAATATAAGGTCATCGGCGACCGCATCGAGGCTGGAACATTCATGGTCGCTGCTGCTATCACACGAGGCAGACTCGAGCTCAAGAACTGTGATCTGGGACACATGCTGGCAGTAGTAGACGTACTCCGCAAGATCGGCGTCAGGATCGATGAGACCAATGACGGATGCGTGGTGACATGCACCGGCAGACTTTCGCCGGTAGACATCACCACACAGGTGTATCCGGGCTTTCCGACCGATCTCCAGGCACAGCTTATGGCTCTTTTGGCTCTCGCAGATGGTAACAGCGTTGTTACCGAAAAGATATTCCCGGATCGTTTCATGCACGTTGCGGAACTTAACCGCATGGCGGCAAACATACGCAAAGAAGGCCCCACCGCGATCATTGCGGGCGTTGAGCGGCTTGTTGCTGCCCCGGTAATGGCATCGGATCTGAGAGCGTCGGCTGCGCTGGTGCTGGCGGCAATGGCGGCTGAGGGCACCACGTTGATAAACCGCGTCTACCACATCGACCGCGGCTATGAGAGAATCGAGGAAAAACTCAACCCGGCAGGTGCCAGCATCGTCCGGAAGCAGGTTGAGCAGGTCTAG
- a CDS encoding sigma-54 interaction domain-containing protein — MAKKATKDIELLSQIANVFSEAIDLESSLKAILKWLDQQLKLRRGTITLFDPDSETINIEVAHGISDANKKQVTYKPGEGITGTVVQTGKEVIVPDIRKDPRFLYKTRTKPELSTERRAFFCLPIKLEGNTIGTISVDKKSQSGDDLESETYFLNVISTMIAQAVRLNRRLQSERKGLTSENERLRSELRSRFKIDNMVGTSNAMQQVYRLVEQVANSNATVLIRGESGTGKDLVAHAVHYNSLRADKPFVKVNCTALPETLLESELFGHEKGAFTGAVERKKGRFEMAHGGTIFLDEIGDFSLNLQVKLLRVIQFKEFERLGGTETIKTNVRIVVATHKDLEQEIREGLFREDLYYRINVFPIYLPPLRDRKDDVMLLADYFLEKYAPENNKSISRISTPAIKMLTSYHWPGNIRELENCIERAVLVCNEDVIRSEHLPPSLQMVKPNAPAEKNLTLPEIIENKERELIVDALKKTNGNQRQAARDLGVTERILGYKIRKYDILPKRR, encoded by the coding sequence ATGGCAAAAAAGGCCACAAAAGACATCGAACTGCTCAGCCAGATAGCCAATGTTTTCTCAGAAGCTATCGACCTGGAATCATCTCTCAAAGCCATTCTCAAATGGCTCGATCAGCAGCTCAAGCTCAGGCGGGGTACGATTACGCTTTTCGACCCTGATTCAGAGACGATCAACATCGAAGTCGCACATGGAATAAGCGATGCAAACAAAAAGCAAGTAACATACAAGCCTGGTGAGGGTATTACCGGAACCGTTGTACAGACCGGCAAAGAGGTTATAGTGCCGGATATCCGCAAAGACCCCCGATTCCTGTACAAAACACGTACGAAACCGGAACTTTCCACTGAAAGACGCGCCTTTTTCTGCCTGCCTATTAAGCTTGAGGGCAACACGATCGGGACGATAAGTGTCGACAAAAAATCTCAGTCCGGTGACGATCTTGAAAGTGAAACTTATTTTCTCAACGTCATTTCTACTATGATCGCACAGGCGGTCAGGCTGAATCGGCGTCTCCAGTCCGAGCGAAAGGGCCTTACAAGCGAGAACGAACGCCTTCGTTCCGAACTTCGTTCACGCTTCAAAATTGACAATATGGTTGGTACTTCCAATGCGATGCAGCAGGTCTACCGCCTGGTTGAGCAAGTCGCAAACTCCAATGCGACAGTTCTGATCCGCGGCGAGTCCGGTACGGGTAAGGACCTGGTCGCCCATGCGGTACACTACAACTCCCTGCGTGCGGACAAACCGTTCGTTAAGGTAAACTGCACCGCGCTGCCCGAAACACTTCTTGAAAGTGAGCTTTTCGGCCATGAAAAGGGGGCGTTTACGGGTGCTGTCGAACGGAAGAAAGGCCGTTTCGAGATGGCACATGGCGGGACGATATTTCTGGACGAAATTGGAGATTTTTCACTCAACTTGCAGGTAAAGCTGCTGCGAGTGATCCAGTTCAAGGAATTCGAACGTCTGGGCGGAACCGAAACGATAAAGACAAACGTTCGCATCGTAGTCGCCACTCACAAGGACCTGGAACAGGAGATTCGCGAAGGACTCTTCCGCGAGGATCTGTATTACAGAATCAATGTATTCCCTATCTATTTGCCGCCGCTTCGGGACCGCAAGGACGACGTCATGCTTCTCGCTGACTATTTCCTGGAAAAGTACGCCCCTGAAAACAATAAATCTATTTCCAGGATATCTACTCCAGCGATAAAGATGCTCACCAGCTATCACTGGCCGGGCAACATTCGTGAGCTCGAGAATTGTATCGAAAGGGCGGTTCTGGTCTGCAATGAAGACGTTATTCGATCCGAACACCTGCCTCCGTCCCTGCAGATGGTAAAACCGAATGCGCCGGCCGAGAAAAATCTGACACTTCCGGAGATCATAGAAAATAAGGAGCGTGAACTGATTGTCGACGCTCTCAAGAAAACAAACGGAAATCAGCGGCAGGCAGCCCGGGATCTGGGTGTTACTGAGCGGATACTCGGCTACAAAATCCGCAAATATGATATTCTCCCCAAACGCCGTTGA
- a CDS encoding glycosyltransferase family 4 protein — MKVLLMYEYPPYPGGLSTQGDLFAKGLKQVGVDVQQVHFQSAYEKEWYYRWYRPDVAVGIGYWGFTPDLVHHPQKHGIAAVPWLVADGYIADHRETLDSLPLILVTSQWVKEVYMRDGLKGQNIEVLPVGCDTDNFCPRSASDQKVAAVRETLGIDDDTLMILTAGGDAASKGAQEVMHALAMCNSDLPDWKYICKVYPGPRTLNQNELDRRLARELEIDDNVIYAMNVTSREFMPYLLAACDIYAAPSRIEGFGMIQVEAAACGKPVIGIKAMGLLDTMVHGENAYLAGIAQEVKMKETVICGCEGDRKRISFRRPRTVDYRASSYDIAGYLRELMSDPSLRERMGQAGRKRAVEKYDYRVVARQFLDIVKSRLGVE; from the coding sequence ATGAAAGTTCTGCTCATGTATGAGTATCCGCCATATCCGGGCGGACTGAGCACACAGGGCGATCTTTTTGCAAAGGGCCTCAAGCAGGTTGGTGTCGATGTCCAGCAGGTTCACTTTCAGAGTGCATATGAGAAAGAGTGGTACTACCGCTGGTATAGGCCGGACGTTGCGGTTGGCATCGGCTATTGGGGCTTTACTCCCGATCTTGTCCACCACCCTCAAAAACACGGCATTGCTGCTGTCCCCTGGCTGGTAGCGGACGGTTATATTGCCGACCACCGTGAAACTCTCGACTCTCTGCCGCTCATACTGGTAACATCACAATGGGTGAAAGAAGTTTACATGCGTGACGGACTTAAGGGGCAGAATATCGAGGTGCTGCCGGTCGGTTGCGACACTGATAATTTCTGCCCCCGTTCAGCTTCGGATCAGAAAGTCGCTGCAGTCCGGGAAACCCTTGGCATAGATGACGATACGCTCATGATACTTACCGCTGGCGGGGATGCGGCCAGCAAGGGCGCCCAGGAAGTGATGCATGCACTGGCGATGTGCAACAGTGATCTGCCCGATTGGAAATATATCTGCAAAGTTTACCCCGGGCCTCGGACGCTGAACCAGAACGAATTGGACCGTCGACTTGCTCGCGAGCTTGAGATCGATGACAACGTTATCTATGCGATGAATGTTACCAGCCGTGAATTTATGCCGTATCTTCTTGCTGCTTGCGATATTTACGCTGCTCCTTCGAGAATTGAAGGTTTCGGTATGATTCAGGTTGAAGCTGCAGCTTGCGGCAAACCCGTCATAGGCATCAAAGCAATGGGGCTGCTGGATACAATGGTTCATGGGGAAAACGCATATCTGGCCGGTATTGCACAGGAAGTTAAGATGAAGGAAACGGTGATCTGCGGCTGTGAGGGTGACCGAAAACGCATATCCTTTCGTCGACCTCGGACGGTGGATTACCGTGCAAGCTCGTACGATATAGCAGGGTATCTTCGTGAACTGATGAGCGATCCATCATTGCGTGAGAGAATGGGGCAGGCCGGCAGGAAGCGAGCTGTCGAAAAGTATGACTATCGGGTTGTGGCACGCCAGTTTCTTGATATCGTCAAATCCCGTCTGGGGGTCGAATAA